In one window of Paraflavitalea soli DNA:
- a CDS encoding polyhydroxyalkanoic acid system family protein has product MSTLHLDIPHQLTQEEALLRIKNLLGNLKEEQKQIISDAQEQWDGNTGNFSFTAKGFDLAGTIQVNASNVEINADLPFALSFFKGMIGSVITEKAKALLS; this is encoded by the coding sequence ATGTCAACACTCCATCTCGATATACCTCATCAACTTACCCAGGAAGAAGCATTGCTGCGCATCAAAAATCTGTTGGGCAACTTAAAGGAAGAACAAAAGCAGATCATTTCTGATGCGCAGGAACAGTGGGATGGCAATACGGGTAATTTCAGTTTTACCGCCAAAGGCTTCGACCTGGCAGGTACTATCCAGGTAAACGCCTCCAATGTGGAGATCAATGCGGACCTCCCCTTTGCTTTGTCATTCTTTAAAGGAATGATCGGCTCGGTGATCACTGAAAAAGCGAAAGCGCTGTTGAGCTAA
- a CDS encoding NAD(P)H-dependent flavin oxidoreductase: MWHQTRITELLGIQYPIVLGPMGGNFSTPALTAAVSNAGGLGSFGAYTLSPEEIIATSKLIKAATDKPYNINLWVNDVDERLSNYAAESLEKVKALFQPYYDELGIPLPTLDTAIPSKFLQQVEAVLAVRPAVFSFVFGIPSRAILEECRRLGIVTVGAATTLDEALALEAAQVDAIVASGFEAGGHRPSFLRPAPDSLTGTFALVQQLKAKLHTPIIAAGGIADGKGIAAALTLGADAAQIGTAFLATEESGATPLHRSKLFSEETKYTVLTKSLTGRMGRMIRNRLSEDIDYATEVLPFPLQSKLTGPLRAAAMEQGKTDMISFWSGQNAVHLKHTKAAELMASLIAEAGR, translated from the coding sequence ATGTGGCATCAAACCAGGATCACAGAACTATTGGGCATTCAATACCCCATCGTATTGGGCCCCATGGGTGGTAATTTTTCAACGCCGGCACTCACGGCTGCTGTATCCAATGCGGGCGGCCTCGGCAGCTTTGGCGCTTACACCTTAAGCCCGGAAGAGATCATTGCAACGAGCAAACTCATCAAGGCAGCCACTGATAAGCCTTACAATATCAATTTGTGGGTGAATGATGTGGATGAGCGGTTAAGTAATTACGCTGCTGAAAGCCTGGAAAAAGTAAAAGCATTGTTCCAACCTTATTATGATGAACTGGGCATTCCCCTGCCAACACTGGACACCGCTATTCCTTCCAAATTCCTGCAGCAGGTGGAAGCGGTGCTGGCCGTGCGCCCGGCTGTATTCAGCTTTGTATTTGGTATACCATCGCGCGCTATATTGGAGGAATGCCGGAGGCTGGGCATTGTGACCGTTGGGGCCGCTACTACGCTTGATGAAGCATTGGCATTGGAAGCAGCGCAGGTAGATGCCATCGTTGCATCCGGGTTTGAGGCAGGCGGACACCGGCCTTCCTTTCTGCGCCCTGCACCCGATTCTTTGACCGGCACTTTTGCGCTCGTGCAGCAATTGAAGGCCAAACTACATACACCCATCATTGCAGCTGGTGGTATTGCAGATGGCAAGGGTATTGCCGCGGCCTTAACATTAGGTGCAGACGCTGCGCAGATCGGCACAGCTTTTTTAGCAACGGAGGAATCGGGCGCCACCCCACTGCACAGATCGAAGCTCTTTTCGGAGGAAACGAAATACACGGTGCTCACCAAATCATTGACAGGCCGGATGGGTAGGATGATCCGCAACCGGCTATCGGAAGACATCGATTACGCCACGGAAGTGCTGCCTTTCCCGCTGCAAAGCAAGTTAACAGGTCCTTTACGGGCAGCTGCTATGGAACAGGGTAAAACGGATATGATCAGCTTCTGGTCGGGGCAAAATGCTGTACATCTGAAACATACGAAAGCAGCTGAACTGATGGCATCACTGATAGCGGAGGCCGGAAGGTAA
- a CDS encoding SDR family NAD(P)-dependent oxidoreductase: protein MKAKTIIVTGASTGIGKAIAQLFLQKGYNVVINAANAANLEATYKELGNPDRLAMVAGDISQASTGQLLVDTAVERFGAVDVLVNNAGIFEARPFLEVDEAHLDRFLSVNLKGTFFTSQAAIRQMLQQEEGAIINIGTVLVDHAIGGFPATAPVASKGGIHALTRQLATEFGRNNIRVNGIAPGIIRSPLQTKNGISDADSLAGLHVLDRIGETKDVAAMALYLAGSNFVTGEIINLDGGHVSGHHFN from the coding sequence ATGAAAGCAAAAACAATCATTGTAACCGGTGCATCGACCGGTATAGGAAAGGCGATCGCCCAATTATTTTTACAAAAGGGCTATAACGTAGTCATTAATGCTGCCAATGCCGCTAACCTCGAAGCAACGTACAAAGAATTAGGCAACCCGGACAGGCTGGCGATGGTAGCGGGCGACATCAGCCAGGCAAGTACCGGCCAGTTGTTGGTTGATACGGCTGTTGAGCGCTTTGGCGCGGTGGATGTGCTGGTCAATAATGCCGGCATCTTTGAAGCCCGGCCTTTCCTGGAAGTAGATGAAGCGCACCTCGACCGGTTCTTAAGTGTAAATTTGAAAGGCACTTTCTTTACCAGCCAGGCTGCCATCCGGCAAATGCTGCAACAGGAGGAAGGTGCGATCATTAATATCGGTACAGTACTGGTAGATCATGCGATCGGCGGTTTTCCGGCTACGGCGCCTGTTGCCAGCAAAGGAGGCATTCACGCATTGACCAGGCAGCTGGCCACTGAATTTGGCAGGAATAATATCCGTGTAAATGGTATTGCGCCGGGGATCATCAGGAGCCCGCTGCAAACAAAAAATGGCATCAGTGATGCGGATAGCCTGGCCGGCCTGCATGTGCTGGACCGCATTGGCGAAACAAAAGATGTAGCGGCTATGGCGCTATACCTGGCAGGCAGCAATTTTGTAACGGGTGAGATCATCAACCTGGATGGCGGTCATGTATCCGGTCACCATTTTAATTAA
- a CDS encoding YceI family protein — translation MSTQQFHVASAQSQLSWTGKKVTGAHNGTIGIKEGILELNNGQLSGGQFTIDTTSIKILDITDPATNAQFAGHLFSADFFSTDKFPEASFTITQVDAKEVGKPVITGDLTIKGITHPVSFAATVAIHGNTLTATGKTRIDRTLYDMKFRSGNFFTNLGDTLIYNEFELDIQLTAVAAL, via the coding sequence ATGAGCACACAACAATTTCACGTAGCCAGCGCCCAAAGCCAGCTTAGCTGGACGGGTAAAAAAGTAACCGGCGCGCACAATGGAACAATTGGTATTAAAGAAGGCATATTGGAACTGAACAATGGCCAACTCTCCGGCGGACAGTTTACGATCGATACCACTTCCATCAAGATCCTGGACATTACCGATCCCGCCACCAATGCACAATTTGCCGGTCACCTGTTCTCTGCCGACTTTTTTAGCACGGACAAATTCCCGGAAGCCAGTTTTACCATTACGCAGGTTGATGCCAAAGAAGTAGGTAAACCCGTTATCACGGGCGATCTGACGATCAAGGGTATTACCCACCCGGTAAGCTTTGCTGCTACAGTAGCAATTCATGGTAATACATTAACTGCCACGGGCAAAACACGCATTGACCGTACGCTGTACGACATGAAGTTCCGCTCGGGCAATTTCTTCACCAATCTTGGTGATACACTCATCTACAATGAGTTTGAACTGGATATACAACTTACTGCTGTAGCAGCCTTATAA